In the genome of Haloactinomyces albus, one region contains:
- a CDS encoding helix-turn-helix domain-containing protein, with product MRREQDPEIAAPFAPFALFGAPFGHCAAPFGVASQTSKFVFFVSFVLRRRKPGGTTMTTHRLTDEQPRSLLTVEQAAHRLSIGRTTMFQLIKTGAVDSVQIGRARRVPIEALDAYVQLLSTQQHAA from the coding sequence GTGCGAAGGGAGCAGGACCCCGAAATAGCCGCTCCCTTCGCCCCCTTCGCGCTCTTCGGCGCTCCCTTCGGGCACTGCGCCGCACCTTTCGGAGTCGCCTCGCAGACGAGCAAGTTCGTTTTCTTCGTTTCCTTCGTACTTCGTCGCCGCAAGCCAGGAGGCACCACCATGACCACCCACCGCTTGACCGACGAACAACCCCGCTCCCTGCTGACCGTCGAACAAGCCGCACACCGCCTGTCCATCGGGCGGACCACCATGTTCCAGCTCATCAAAACCGGCGCCGTCGACTCCGTACAGATCGGCCGCGCCCGTCGTGTCCCAATCGAAGCGCTCGACGCCTACGTCCAGCTCCTGAGCACTCAACAGCACGCAGCGTAG
- a CDS encoding ATP-binding protein — MTTPHTSAPSPGEPGHRLRAVPDPEPGLTTGTNSTDEQHRDRAGDPHPETPDRTDSAESTPVRRLHLTRASQIPIRPTYWTWEGRIPRGAITLGPGREGIGKSLFCSWLAAQITLGTLDGVDYGTPKGVVYAATEDSWEATIAPRLHAAGADLDRVYRVEVTTAGGTTLPLTLPRDCDELAAEITAADVGLLVLDPLISAVDSRVNVNQEELRTALEPLARLADETGCAVFGLAHFNKASGTDVLSRVTGSRAFSAVARAAVAFARDPEADDGSCVLSQVKNNLGSLDLPSLRYLVEPVTLPTTDGPGQWGRLRFLGETTAHVETILSDTGQNDDEADERHELDTWLRNYLADQGGSAPVKTIFGQGHEGGYSKDQLKRAKKRLRLGADKDGMRGGWTWYLPEECEGSRTPK, encoded by the coding sequence ATGACAACGCCTCACACGTCCGCGCCGAGTCCGGGCGAGCCCGGTCACCGACTGCGGGCCGTCCCCGATCCCGAACCCGGGCTCACGACCGGCACGAACAGCACCGATGAGCAGCATCGGGATAGGGCCGGAGACCCCCACCCGGAGACCCCGGACCGGACCGACTCCGCCGAGTCGACCCCGGTCCGGCGGTTGCACCTGACTCGGGCCTCGCAGATCCCTATCCGGCCGACCTACTGGACCTGGGAAGGGCGCATCCCGCGCGGTGCGATCACCCTCGGACCCGGGCGGGAAGGCATCGGCAAGTCGCTGTTTTGCTCCTGGCTGGCCGCCCAGATCACCCTCGGCACCCTCGACGGAGTCGACTACGGAACCCCGAAGGGCGTGGTCTATGCCGCCACCGAGGACTCCTGGGAAGCCACCATCGCACCGCGGCTGCACGCCGCCGGAGCCGACCTCGACCGGGTATACCGAGTCGAGGTCACCACCGCTGGCGGCACCACCCTTCCGTTGACCCTGCCGCGCGACTGCGACGAGCTGGCCGCCGAAATCACCGCCGCCGACGTGGGCCTACTCGTGCTCGACCCGCTGATCTCAGCCGTGGACAGCCGAGTCAACGTCAACCAGGAAGAACTCCGCACCGCCCTTGAACCACTCGCCCGGTTGGCCGACGAGACCGGGTGTGCGGTGTTCGGATTGGCCCATTTCAACAAGGCCAGCGGCACCGACGTCCTGTCCCGCGTGACCGGCTCGCGGGCATTCTCCGCCGTGGCCCGGGCAGCCGTGGCCTTTGCCCGCGACCCGGAGGCCGACGACGGGTCCTGTGTGCTCTCACAGGTCAAAAACAACCTCGGCAGCCTCGACCTACCGTCCCTGCGGTATCTGGTCGAGCCGGTCACCCTGCCCACCACCGACGGCCCCGGCCAGTGGGGACGGCTGCGCTTCCTCGGCGAGACCACCGCCCACGTGGAAACGATCCTGTCCGACACCGGCCAGAACGACGACGAAGCCGACGAACGCCACGAACTCGACACCTGGCTCCGCAACTACCTCGCCGATCAGGGCGGCTCCGCCCCGGTCAAGACCATCTTCGGGCAGGGCCACGAGGGCGGTTACAGCAAAGACCAGCTCAAGCGAGCCAAGAAACGCCTCCGCCTCGGTGCCGATAAGGACGGAATGCGCGGCGGCTGGACCTGGTATCTGCCCGAAGAGTGCGAAGGGAGCAGGACCCCGAAATAG